In a genomic window of Anaerolineae bacterium:
- a CDS encoding GDP-mannose 4,6-dehydratase, translating into MPRALITGISGFVGSHLAELLLAETDCQVAGTVLGDMSNVAHLRERLTLYPAELSRLDVVAYILEEVRPDFIFHLAAQPIPSLSARDPWSTLEPNIRMQLNILEAVVRLKLNSRVLVVGSSEEYGLVSPDQLPITEDTPLRPLNPYAVSKIAQDFLGLQYHLAHGVFAVRVRPFNHIGPRQRLGFVAPDLARQVAEAEAGLQPPVVYVGNLDVYRDFSDVRDVVRAYWLALTKGEPGSVYNIGSGQVHSIREMLERLIALTGKQIEIRIDPQRTRPSEVPRLVADASRFRQRTGWEPRIPFEQSLRDVLDEWRARVRSSTQVQG; encoded by the coding sequence TTGCCGCGAGCGCTGATCACCGGCATTTCGGGCTTTGTAGGAAGTCACCTGGCTGAGCTTCTTCTAGCCGAGACTGACTGCCAGGTTGCAGGCACAGTCCTTGGTGACATGAGCAACGTTGCCCACCTACGGGAGCGGTTGACGCTATATCCGGCGGAGCTATCCCGGCTTGATGTGGTCGCTTACATCTTGGAAGAGGTTCGGCCGGATTTCATTTTCCACCTAGCAGCCCAACCTATCCCTTCGCTATCCGCCCGTGATCCGTGGAGCACGCTGGAGCCCAACATTCGCATGCAGCTCAACATCTTAGAGGCCGTGGTCCGCTTGAAGCTGAACAGTCGGGTGTTGGTTGTGGGCTCTAGCGAGGAATACGGGCTCGTATCGCCTGACCAACTGCCAATCACCGAGGATACGCCCCTACGGCCTCTGAACCCATATGCAGTCAGCAAGATCGCTCAGGACTTCCTGGGATTGCAATATCATTTAGCCCACGGCGTGTTCGCCGTACGAGTGCGCCCTTTCAACCACATTGGCCCACGGCAACGGTTGGGGTTTGTAGCCCCAGACTTGGCGCGTCAAGTGGCTGAGGCGGAGGCTGGGCTCCAGCCACCAGTGGTATACGTGGGGAACTTGGATGTCTACCGAGATTTCAGCGACGTGAGAGACGTGGTGCGAGCATATTGGCTGGCGCTGACCAAAGGTGAGCCAGGAAGCGTGTACAATATCGGCTCGGGCCAGGTCCACTCGATCCGGGAGATGTTAGAACGGCTTATCGCGCTAACGGGCAAGCAGATCGAGATCCGCATAGACCCGCAGCGCACACGGCCATCAGAGGTACCCCGACTGGTGGCCGATGCCTCGCGCTTTCGCCAGCGCACCGGCTGGGAGCCTCGCATCCCCTTTGAGCAGAGCCTTCGCGACGTGTTAGACGAATGGCGGGCGCGCGTCCGCTCATCTACCCAAGTACAGGGATAA
- a CDS encoding phosphoglucomutase/phosphomannomutase family protein, which translates to METPIRFGTDGWRGRIADDYTFANVRRCAQGFATYLKRHGRADAGVIIGYDRRFGSEHFAAAVAEVMAGNGIRAFLTKTATPTPAISYNVVARQAGGAVNITASHNPPTDNGFKVRGPTGGAIDPEGLQEIEAAIPSSAEVLRMDLNEALSKGLVEYFDPAPAYLEQLHRLIDVEPIRQAGFTIVADAMWGNGAGWLERLIGGGKTRIIPIHYERNPLFPEMSRPEPIRPNVDPCMAKVREVGADVGIITDGDADRLGVVDERGNFVDQLRVYGLLALYLLEVRGERGPIVKTLSTTSMLNKLGQLYDVPVYETGVGFKYVAPKMIEVNALIGGEESGGYAFRHHVPERDGILAGLYLLDFMVRTGKSVTQLVEFLFSKVGPHYYDRIDTVFPIEEREAVRKRVIHARPERIGGLRVTGIDTTDGFKFHLEDGGWMLIRFSGTEPVIRVYTETTRQDAVLAILDDGLSLAGLGRARAD; encoded by the coding sequence GTGGAAACGCCTATTCGCTTCGGTACAGACGGCTGGCGAGGGCGCATCGCCGATGATTACACCTTCGCCAACGTGCGACGCTGCGCCCAGGGATTTGCCACATATCTGAAACGCCATGGCCGGGCCGATGCCGGCGTGATCATCGGCTATGACCGGCGGTTCGGCTCAGAGCACTTCGCGGCGGCCGTCGCCGAGGTGATGGCCGGCAACGGCATCCGGGCCTTCCTCACCAAGACGGCCACGCCAACCCCGGCCATCTCCTATAACGTCGTCGCCCGACAGGCGGGAGGCGCGGTCAATATCACGGCCAGCCACAACCCTCCCACCGACAACGGCTTCAAGGTGCGAGGGCCAACGGGTGGCGCGATTGACCCCGAGGGGCTACAGGAGATCGAGGCAGCCATCCCCTCGTCCGCGGAGGTCTTGCGCATGGACTTGAACGAGGCGCTATCGAAGGGGCTTGTCGAATATTTTGATCCCGCGCCGGCCTACCTGGAACAGCTCCATCGCCTGATTGACGTCGAACCGATCCGCCAGGCCGGCTTCACCATCGTGGCCGACGCCATGTGGGGCAACGGCGCCGGCTGGCTGGAACGGCTGATTGGCGGCGGCAAAACGCGCATCATCCCCATCCATTACGAGCGCAACCCCCTCTTCCCTGAGATGAGCCGGCCTGAGCCTATTCGCCCTAATGTGGATCCTTGTATGGCCAAGGTACGTGAGGTGGGGGCAGATGTCGGCATCATCACCGACGGCGATGCCGATCGTTTGGGCGTGGTGGACGAGCGGGGTAACTTCGTGGATCAGTTACGAGTATACGGGCTATTGGCTCTGTACCTGCTAGAAGTGCGCGGCGAGCGCGGCCCCATCGTGAAGACGCTGTCCACAACCTCGATGTTGAATAAGCTGGGACAGCTCTACGACGTGCCAGTGTACGAGACAGGCGTGGGTTTCAAGTACGTGGCGCCCAAAATGATCGAGGTAAACGCGCTCATCGGCGGCGAGGAGAGCGGTGGCTACGCGTTTCGTCATCATGTTCCCGAACGCGATGGCATCCTGGCCGGCCTTTACTTACTGGACTTCATGGTGCGCACCGGTAAGTCGGTGACGCAGCTCGTCGAGTTCCTGTTCAGTAAGGTGGGGCCACACTACTACGATCGGATCGATACGGTCTTCCCGATCGAGGAACGGGAGGCGGTGCGCAAGCGGGTGATCCACGCGCGCCCAGAGCGCATCGGGGGCTTGCGTGTGACCGGCATTGACACCACGGACGGGTTCAAGTTTCACCTGGAAGACGGCGGTTGGATGCTGATCCGTTTTTCCGGCACCGAGCCCGTCATCCGGGTGTACACGGAGACAACCCGTCAAGATGCCGTGTTGGCGATCCTGGATGACGGGCTGAGCTTGGCTGGGCTGGGGAGAGCGCGTGCTGATTGA
- a CDS encoding DUF3488 and transglutaminase-like domain-containing protein yields MLWMALFRLYRRLQPREGWLVFVLTLGAVAIVPASAQDMGWVPGLGRLIPVAMSAVLFGFLLARLPFSGWIGSLLSLIVGIEFVLGFVARVMPPLGLVWAEGYYAVRWLFALSQGVIGRAPFLPVFQAWWDRLWDFWARVAAWAQGVSQGGTQQDNLLFLVYMALIVWGLGVWAGWWVFRRHEALAALVPAGLALASNLFFARAGETWAVVFTASLLLLLMGLRHHTLEEGWTRKGLDYSEEIRVGLYMAGGLISAAILALMPIVPTITSRQVADWFWDLFSSPWRRVEESAERMFPELERPAVSPLRVSLGGTPDQMPRVHLLGGSPELGRRVALRVRINQPSWPDSEKWYYRAITYADYSGRGWSNEDEPEIRALPPGQPWDETVATMRGRKRLLQSFEVIEAPSGVLYAVGEPLAPDVPYEAKLRAPGDLISLEPPERQRLQRYTVLSAVPAVSEEQLRAANHDYPEEIRTRYLALPEIPQHVRNQAREIVAGLENRYDQAVAIETYLRGFEYTLEIEEPPPDRDVVDYFLFDLKKGYCDYYASAMVVMARAVGIPARLAVGYSTGSPDQYTSEYTVTEAEAHSWPELYFPPYGWIPFEPTANRSTFPRIGLPETGEGQVNAEITSELPELPQWGQLWRQWLPILGVIAGVLAFIALAYLAWEQYQQRTLGPVTRAYASLLWWGRRLGRSHNPSQTPRELGEALARQIERIAQASRRGRRWLYRWQTMVINDLITIAEAYTEEVYAARPTAEAQRRQVYLAWRRLQKRIWAFWVAHWL; encoded by the coding sequence TGGGGATCGAGTTCGTCCTGGGCTTCGTCGCCCGAGTGATGCCCCCCCTTGGGCTGGTATGGGCAGAGGGCTACTACGCAGTGCGCTGGCTGTTCGCCCTGAGCCAAGGCGTAATCGGCCGCGCGCCTTTTCTACCCGTCTTTCAAGCCTGGTGGGATCGGCTTTGGGACTTCTGGGCGCGCGTGGCCGCCTGGGCTCAGGGGGTCAGCCAGGGCGGCACTCAACAAGACAACTTGCTTTTCCTCGTATATATGGCACTAATCGTCTGGGGACTAGGGGTCTGGGCCGGCTGGTGGGTCTTCCGACGCCATGAGGCATTGGCGGCGCTGGTGCCAGCCGGCCTTGCGCTGGCTAGCAACCTATTTTTCGCACGCGCCGGAGAGACATGGGCAGTCGTGTTCACAGCCTCCCTGCTGCTGTTGTTGATGGGATTGCGCCATCACACTTTAGAAGAGGGCTGGACTCGCAAGGGGCTAGACTACTCGGAGGAGATCCGGGTTGGGCTATACATGGCTGGTGGGCTGATCTCGGCAGCGATCTTGGCCCTAATGCCGATCGTACCAACGATCACCTCCCGCCAGGTGGCCGATTGGTTCTGGGACCTCTTCTCGTCTCCATGGCGGCGCGTCGAGGAGTCGGCAGAGCGCATGTTCCCAGAGCTGGAACGGCCGGCCGTCTCCCCGCTGCGCGTGAGCTTGGGGGGAACCCCCGACCAAATGCCACGGGTACATCTACTAGGGGGATCACCTGAGCTGGGGCGGCGGGTAGCGCTGCGCGTGCGGATTAATCAGCCCTCCTGGCCCGATAGCGAGAAATGGTACTACCGGGCAATCACTTATGCCGACTACAGCGGCCGCGGCTGGAGCAACGAGGATGAGCCGGAGATCCGAGCGCTTCCACCTGGACAGCCCTGGGACGAAACAGTTGCTACTATGCGAGGGCGCAAGCGGCTACTACAATCATTTGAGGTGATCGAGGCACCCAGCGGCGTCCTCTATGCGGTGGGCGAGCCTCTTGCACCAGATGTGCCATATGAAGCTAAGCTGCGCGCCCCCGGCGATCTGATCTCGCTGGAGCCCCCTGAGCGACAGCGGTTGCAACGGTATACCGTGTTATCTGCAGTGCCGGCGGTGAGTGAAGAGCAACTGCGTGCGGCTAACCACGACTACCCCGAAGAGATCCGCACCCGATATCTGGCACTGCCGGAGATCCCCCAGCACGTGCGTAACCAGGCGAGGGAGATTGTCGCTGGACTCGAGAACCGGTATGACCAGGCGGTGGCGATTGAGACGTACCTACGTGGGTTCGAGTATACACTGGAGATAGAGGAGCCACCACCCGATCGCGATGTGGTGGATTACTTCCTCTTTGATCTAAAAAAAGGGTACTGCGACTACTACGCCTCGGCGATGGTGGTGATGGCACGCGCAGTGGGCATTCCCGCCCGGCTGGCTGTAGGCTATAGTACCGGCTCACCAGATCAGTACACGAGCGAGTACACGGTGACCGAAGCCGAAGCACACTCTTGGCCGGAGCTCTACTTCCCTCCGTACGGATGGATACCCTTTGAGCCTACGGCAAACCGTTCAACATTTCCACGAATTGGCCTGCCCGAGACAGGGGAAGGCCAGGTAAACGCAGAGATAACCTCAGAGCTTCCAGAATTGCCGCAATGGGGCCAGTTATGGCGCCAATGGCTACCCATCTTGGGGGTGATCGCTGGTGTTTTAGCGTTCATAGCCTTGGCCTATCTAGCCTGGGAGCAGTACCAGCAGAGGACGCTGGGACCTGTGACAAGAGCCTACGCAAGCTTGCTGTGGTGGGGCCGGCGGCTGGGGAGATCGCATAACCCATCTCAGACGCCACGAGAGCTCGGCGAGGCGCTGGCCAGGCAGATTGAGCGCATTGCGCAGGCATCTCGCCGTGGACGGCGATGGCTATACCGTTGGCAGACGATGGTGATCAACGATTTGATCACCATCGCAGAGGCGTATACCGAAGAGGTGTACGCGGCGCGCCCGACGGCAGAAGCACAACGTCGCCAGGTCTATCTGGCCTGGCGACGTCTGCAGAAGAGAATTTGGGCATTCTGGGTGGCCCACTGGCTATAA
- a CDS encoding TatD family hydrolase, protein MLIDTHCHLDFPQFDGDRAAVLARARAVGVQAIVNPGADLASSRRAVALAEAEPMVYAAVGIHPHDARTLDEATVAALRELAAHPKVVAIGEIGLDFYRDLSPRDQQQLAFERQLELAAELHLPVIVHCREAQELVMAMLEKWAARHPAPRDGWRGVLHAFSGDRAMAEAAQALGFAISLGGPVTFENARRLHNLIPQLPLDHLLLETDAPYLAPHPHRGKRNEPAWLPLIAEAIARWQGIPATKVAQQTSVNAMRLFRFSGQ, encoded by the coding sequence GTGCTGATTGATACCCACTGCCATCTCGACTTTCCACAATTCGATGGCGATCGGGCAGCCGTGCTGGCCCGTGCTAGAGCCGTCGGCGTTCAGGCGATCGTCAACCCGGGAGCCGATCTCGCCTCCAGCCGGCGGGCCGTCGCCCTGGCAGAGGCAGAGCCCATGGTATACGCGGCGGTGGGGATTCATCCACACGACGCGCGGACGCTGGACGAGGCCACGGTAGCGGCCCTGAGAGAGTTGGCTGCACACCCCAAAGTGGTCGCCATCGGCGAGATTGGGCTGGATTTTTACCGAGATCTATCACCGCGGGATCAACAACAGCTTGCGTTCGAACGACAGCTAGAGCTGGCAGCCGAGCTGCATCTGCCGGTGATCGTCCACTGCCGAGAGGCTCAGGAATTAGTAATGGCGATGCTGGAGAAATGGGCGGCTCGCCATCCAGCCCCCAGGGACGGCTGGCGTGGCGTCCTGCACGCTTTCTCAGGCGATCGGGCGATGGCCGAAGCGGCCCAGGCGCTTGGCTTCGCCATCTCGCTGGGAGGGCCAGTCACGTTCGAGAACGCTCGGCGGCTGCACAACCTGATCCCGCAGTTGCCACTGGATCACCTGCTGCTGGAGACCGATGCGCCATATCTGGCGCCGCATCCCCATCGGGGGAAGCGAAACGAGCCAGCATGGTTGCCCTTGATCGCCGAAGCGATCGCCCGTTGGCAAGGGATTCCGGCGACGAAGGTGGCGCAACAAACCTCGGTCAATGCCATGCGTCTGTTCAGATTCAGTGGACAATAA
- a CDS encoding polyprenyl synthetase family protein — MSLAALDLVRDELKMVEEMIHSRLAQAFPPVAQALNGLLLRGGKRLRPAIALLAAKFHPCDVRAILPAATAAETLHTATLIHDDVIDGALLRRGQPTLNALWSHGATVLAGDYLFAHSADFAAESGNPRVIRLFSRTLMAICDGELRQLFSTFDWQQPKEEYYRRIFAKTASLFQTAAEAGAILSNAPEEYVQALSTYGYGFGMAFQIVDDILDFIGDETVMGKPAGSDLRQGTLTLPVFYFLQSDPRAPELKRLVEEAKINGRGNIEKAVELIRNSKAIDAAKAEAQQFIAQAKSALAILPPVPAREALASLADFVIERHW; from the coding sequence GTGTCCCTGGCTGCCCTTGACCTAGTGCGCGATGAATTGAAAATGGTCGAGGAGATGATTCACTCCCGGCTGGCGCAAGCTTTTCCGCCAGTAGCGCAGGCCCTAAATGGGCTACTGCTTCGCGGAGGGAAGCGGCTCCGTCCGGCTATCGCCCTGCTCGCAGCGAAGTTTCATCCCTGCGATGTGCGCGCGATCCTGCCTGCAGCTACGGCCGCAGAGACCTTGCACACGGCTACGCTGATCCATGACGACGTCATTGACGGCGCGCTGCTGCGGCGCGGCCAGCCCACACTCAACGCCCTGTGGAGCCATGGCGCGACAGTCCTGGCCGGCGACTATCTCTTCGCCCACTCGGCTGATTTTGCGGCCGAGAGCGGAAACCCACGGGTCATTCGCCTCTTCTCCCGCACCCTTATGGCCATCTGCGATGGGGAGCTGCGCCAGCTCTTCTCTACGTTCGACTGGCAACAGCCGAAGGAGGAGTATTACCGCCGTATCTTCGCCAAGACCGCCTCGCTGTTTCAAACGGCGGCGGAGGCGGGGGCGATCTTGAGCAATGCTCCTGAGGAATACGTCCAGGCTCTAAGCACGTACGGGTACGGCTTCGGCATGGCATTTCAGATCGTAGATGACATCCTCGATTTCATTGGAGATGAAACGGTAATGGGCAAGCCGGCCGGCAGCGATTTACGCCAAGGCACGTTGACTCTGCCTGTTTTTTATTTCCTGCAGAGCGACCCGCGCGCGCCCGAGCTGAAACGCCTGGTGGAGGAGGCGAAGATCAACGGCCGAGGAAATATCGAGAAAGCGGTGGAGCTGATTCGCAACTCCAAGGCGATTGATGCAGCCAAAGCAGAGGCGCAGCAGTTCATCGCCCAGGCGAAAAGCGCGTTGGCTATCTTGCCACCGGTGCCCGCTCGCGAGGCCCTCGCCAGCCTGGCCGACTTCGTGATCGAGCGGCATTGGTAA
- the gmd gene encoding GDP-mannose 4,6-dehydratase, whose amino-acid sequence MPKALITGITGQDGSYLAEFLLSKGYEVIGMVRRSSTVNFDRIRHIQDRITLVQGDLLDQVSLINILQQHRPDEVYNLAAQSFVPTSFEQPVLTGEFTALGVTRLLDAIRIVDPTIRFYQASSSEMFGKVREVPQNENTPFYPRSPYGVAKVYGHWITVNYRESYGLFAVSGILFNHESPRRGLEFVTRKVTHGAARIKLGLANELRLGNLDARRDWGYAGDYVRAMWLMLQQDHADDYVIATGETHSVRELCQEAFGYLGLDWERYVVSDPRFYRPAEVDLLVGDASKARRVLGWEPTVSFRELIQMMVDADLKALQQEMRNCK is encoded by the coding sequence ATGCCAAAAGCGTTGATTACCGGGATCACCGGCCAGGACGGCTCGTATCTAGCCGAGTTTCTGTTGTCTAAAGGGTATGAAGTGATCGGGATGGTGCGTCGTTCCAGTACCGTGAACTTCGATCGCATTCGCCATATCCAGGATCGGATCACGCTGGTCCAGGGTGATCTGTTAGACCAGGTCTCGCTCATCAACATTTTGCAACAGCACCGCCCAGATGAGGTATACAATCTGGCGGCGCAGTCGTTTGTCCCCACCTCATTTGAGCAGCCCGTACTAACCGGCGAATTCACCGCGCTGGGAGTGACTCGGTTACTGGACGCCATCCGCATCGTGGATCCGACGATCCGCTTTTATCAGGCATCGTCGTCAGAGATGTTCGGCAAAGTGCGCGAAGTGCCGCAGAACGAGAACACCCCCTTCTACCCGCGCAGCCCCTACGGCGTGGCCAAGGTCTATGGTCATTGGATCACCGTGAACTATCGAGAGAGTTATGGGCTCTTCGCCGTTTCCGGCATCCTCTTCAACCACGAGTCACCTAGGCGCGGCCTAGAATTCGTCACCCGTAAGGTCACCCATGGCGCGGCTCGCATTAAACTAGGCCTGGCCAATGAGCTGCGTCTAGGCAACCTGGACGCTCGACGGGATTGGGGCTACGCAGGCGATTACGTGCGGGCCATGTGGCTGATGCTCCAACAAGATCACGCCGACGATTATGTGATCGCCACGGGAGAGACCCATTCGGTGCGCGAGCTCTGCCAGGAGGCTTTCGGCTATCTGGGCTTAGACTGGGAGCGGTATGTGGTGTCGGACCCGCGCTTCTATCGGCCGGCGGAGGTCGACCTCCTCGTAGGGGACGCCAGCAAAGCCCGGCGCGTGCTGGGCTGGGAACCTACGGTCAGTTTCCGCGAGCTGATCCAGATGATGGTAGATGCCGACCTTAAGGCGCTTCAGCAGGAGATGCGGAACTGCAAGTAA
- a CDS encoding kinase/pyrophosphorylase, producing MSHLTIWVVSGGAGVSGTQIVRTAVAQFQQSDVSIVTVPHVRTSAEIESAVAQAAAGHGLIVHTLVNPSLREAMYASARHQHVVAIDLMGPLLSHLAERLGQEPAGQPGLYRQLNEDYFRRVEAIEFTVQHDDGRRVQELDQAEIVLVGPSRVSKTPLSIYLSTRGWKVGNVPVILNVPLPPKLFELDRRRVIGLTVRPERLAAIRRQRAERLSGQPLGDYASPEMIFHELAYAHEQFQRGGWPVIDMTHKSIEDAAAEVVALVTRQAGG from the coding sequence ATGTCTCATCTAACGATCTGGGTCGTCTCCGGCGGTGCCGGAGTGAGCGGCACGCAGATCGTACGTACGGCGGTGGCTCAGTTTCAACAGTCGGATGTCTCCATCGTAACGGTGCCCCATGTGCGTACGAGTGCTGAGATCGAAAGCGCCGTTGCCCAGGCTGCGGCTGGGCATGGTTTGATCGTGCACACTTTGGTGAATCCAAGCTTGCGAGAGGCGATGTATGCCTCAGCACGCCATCAGCATGTCGTTGCGATAGACTTGATGGGGCCACTGCTTTCGCACCTGGCTGAGCGGCTTGGGCAGGAGCCGGCAGGGCAACCTGGCTTGTATCGCCAGCTCAATGAGGACTATTTTCGCCGCGTCGAAGCCATCGAGTTTACCGTTCAACATGATGATGGACGGCGAGTTCAAGAGTTGGATCAGGCTGAAATCGTGTTGGTAGGGCCATCGCGGGTCTCGAAAACGCCACTGAGCATCTATCTATCCACCCGTGGCTGGAAGGTGGGCAACGTCCCTGTCATCCTCAACGTTCCCTTGCCACCCAAGCTGTTCGAGCTAGACCGGCGGCGAGTGATCGGGTTAACGGTGCGCCCTGAGCGGCTGGCAGCCATCCGCCGACAGCGCGCCGAGCGGCTGTCCGGACAGCCGCTCGGCGATTACGCCAGCCCGGAGATGATCTTTCACGAACTAGCCTATGCTCATGAACAATTTCAACGAGGTGGCTGGCCCGTTATTGACATGACGCATAAATCCATCGAAGACGCGGCGGCGGAGGTGGTCGCGCTGGTTACGAGACAAGCAGGGGGATGA
- a CDS encoding ROK family protein, producing MASYFLTADIGGTQIRAALCDESGRIYHRAHMLTCASEGRDAVIRRIQETLTQVLGDLPLHQVRGIGVVAPGPLDPQSGVIVFAPNLPGWENVPLRQIIQDRFGLPVSVGNDANLAALGEHRFGAGRGVQNLIYITVSTGIGGGVIADGRMLLGARGFAAEVGHHTIEADGPQCNCGNIGCLETFASGPAIARMAREAIASGAASLLSDMVNGQLEQITSRLVYEAALQNDTLAVRTLRRAGRYLGIGIVNLLHLFNPEMLIIGGSVAKAGDFLFGPMWEIIRARSHPIYWENLRIVPPELGDDVGLLGALALVLSDTEAHISAG from the coding sequence ATGGCGAGTTACTTCCTGACAGCCGACATCGGCGGCACACAGATACGCGCTGCGCTCTGTGATGAGTCAGGCCGTATCTATCACCGAGCCCATATGCTTACTTGCGCCAGCGAAGGGCGGGACGCGGTTATCCGCCGCATCCAGGAGACCCTGACCCAGGTGCTGGGGGATCTCCCCCTCCATCAAGTGCGCGGGATCGGCGTCGTCGCACCCGGACCGCTCGACCCACAGAGCGGGGTGATCGTTTTCGCTCCTAACTTGCCGGGATGGGAGAATGTGCCACTCCGTCAGATCATTCAGGATCGCTTTGGCCTTCCCGTCTCAGTGGGCAATGACGCCAATCTGGCTGCCCTAGGCGAGCATCGCTTCGGCGCCGGCCGGGGCGTGCAGAACCTGATCTACATCACCGTAAGCACCGGGATCGGCGGTGGGGTCATCGCCGATGGGCGTATGCTGCTGGGCGCGCGCGGTTTCGCCGCTGAAGTCGGCCATCATACCATCGAAGCTGACGGCCCGCAATGCAATTGTGGGAACATCGGCTGCTTGGAGACCTTCGCCTCTGGCCCGGCTATCGCCCGCATGGCACGGGAAGCCATCGCAAGTGGAGCAGCTAGCTTGCTGTCCGACATGGTCAACGGGCAACTGGAACAGATCACCAGCCGGCTGGTCTATGAGGCTGCCCTGCAGAACGATACACTCGCGGTTCGCACGCTTCGTCGGGCTGGGCGATACCTCGGCATCGGCATCGTCAACTTGCTTCACCTGTTCAACCCGGAGATGCTCATCATCGGTGGCAGTGTGGCAAAGGCGGGCGATTTCCTCTTCGGCCCCATGTGGGAGATCATCCGCGCTCGCTCGCATCCGATCTACTGGGAGAACCTGCGCATCGTGCCTCCTGAACTCGGAGATGACGTAGGTTTGCTGGGCGCGCTAGCGTTGGTGCTGAGCGATACAGAGGCGCACATTTCAGCCGGGTGA
- the ychF gene encoding redox-regulated ATPase YchF, giving the protein MQIGIIGLPQSGKTTIFQALTGGRAERPTFAAGGLQVQTAVVNVPDPRLDALSRLFQPKRTVYAQMQYSDIGGLERGLGRAGGLSGPLLNQLAQNDALAVVVRAFPSAAIPHPEGDVDPARDLAIIQDELMLSDMAVMEKRLQRLRERASKGGSLAEREANAREMAVLERLWAALEAGRPLRDEPLSPDEERLLRGYGFLTQKPMLVIVNQGDNPEEDLPIPELPASPRMVALSLRGRLEMELAQLPPEEAAEFLSEFGLVEPGLPRVVRASYEILGLISFFTMNEEEVRAWTLRRGATALDAAATIHTDLARGFIRAEVIDYARLLEAGSMAEARRRGWLRLEGKEYQVRDGEVLYIRFHMT; this is encoded by the coding sequence ATGCAGATCGGCATCATCGGGCTGCCGCAAAGCGGCAAGACCACAATTTTCCAAGCGCTCACCGGTGGACGTGCTGAGCGGCCGACATTCGCCGCAGGAGGGCTCCAGGTGCAGACGGCCGTGGTGAATGTCCCCGATCCCCGCTTGGACGCGCTGAGCCGGCTGTTCCAACCCAAGCGCACCGTCTACGCGCAGATGCAGTACAGCGACATCGGCGGATTGGAGCGGGGCCTGGGGCGAGCTGGCGGGCTCAGCGGCCCATTGCTCAACCAACTTGCCCAAAATGACGCCTTGGCGGTTGTGGTGCGAGCTTTTCCCTCGGCGGCCATTCCCCATCCGGAAGGCGATGTGGATCCTGCGCGCGACCTGGCGATCATCCAGGATGAGTTAATGCTATCCGATATGGCTGTAATGGAGAAGCGGCTGCAACGGCTGCGCGAGCGGGCGAGCAAAGGTGGCAGCCTGGCCGAGCGAGAGGCCAATGCTCGCGAGATGGCGGTGCTGGAACGGTTATGGGCCGCGCTAGAGGCGGGACGGCCTTTGCGCGATGAGCCCCTCTCGCCGGACGAGGAGCGCCTGCTGCGCGGCTATGGGTTCCTCACCCAAAAGCCTATGCTGGTTATCGTCAATCAGGGTGATAATCCGGAGGAGGATTTGCCCATACCCGAGCTCCCGGCCAGCCCGCGTATGGTGGCCCTTTCGTTGCGCGGCCGGTTGGAGATGGAGCTGGCACAACTGCCGCCTGAGGAAGCGGCCGAATTCCTGTCCGAGTTTGGCCTTGTCGAGCCGGGCCTGCCGCGCGTGGTACGCGCCTCTTACGAGATCCTGGGATTGATCAGTTTCTTCACCATGAACGAGGAGGAAGTACGAGCCTGGACGCTTCGCCGCGGCGCGACAGCTCTGGACGCGGCGGCTACGATTCACACGGACCTGGCGCGAGGTTTTATTCGCGCCGAAGTGATCGATTATGCCCGGCTGCTGGAAGCTGGCAGCATGGCGGAGGCCCGTCGGCGCGGCTGGCTACGTCTAGAGGGGAAGGAATACCAGGTCCGAGATGGCGAGGTGCTCTATATCCGGTTCCATATGACGTGA